The Streptomyces sp. NBC_00162 sequence GCCTGACCGATGACGAACCCGAACCCGAACCCGACAGTCGGCCCCCTCGAGAGCTTTCGCCGAGCACCCCGCCCGGGGAACTGCCCGCCAGACTGGCCGCGCTGAGCGGTGACGCCCTCGTCCTACTGGCCGTGGCGTCCTGGCTCGACTGCGACCCGATCCCCGTCGACCTGCTCTCCGTCCCCGCCGGCTCACCAGGCCCTGCCGCGCTGTCCGCCCTCGGCGCCGCCGGGCTGGTGACCTCCCGGCCGGACGGCGGCTTCACACTTCCCGAGGCCACTCGACGGGAGATGCACGCCCTCCTCGGCACAGAGGGCCGGGACCTGGCCCTCCGCATCCTCCAGGCACACCTGGGCGAACCCGGCTCCCCGGGGAGACCGCGCGCTGCCTGCACCTGCTGCCCCACCTCACCCGGTGGACCGCCTTGACCCGGCCCGAGGACGACACTCCGGAGGGGGCCACCTTCCTCAGCCGGGCCGTCGTGCTGCTGCTGGAGAACCGGATGGGGTCGGCTGCCGTCCCCCTGGCCGAGCGGGTCGCCCGAACCGCCGAGACGCATATGGGGCCGGACGCGCCCAAAACGCTGTCGGTGCAGGCCAACCTGGCCTCGGTGTACGACCAGGTCGGCGAACACCGGCGAGGTGCACGGCTGCTGGAGAAGGTCATCGCGTCCCGTACCGCGCAGCTCGGCCCCGAACACCCCGACGTGTGGGACGCCTACAACAACCTCGGCGGCATCTACCTGACCCTCGGCGAGTACGAGAAGTCCGCGCGCATCGTGGAGGGCCTCATCGCCCACCGCACCAAAGAGCTCGGGCCCGCCGACCGGCGCACCCTGATGGCCCGAAACAACCTTGCCGTCATCACCCGGCGAGCCGGGCGCCGCGACGACGCCGTCACCCTGTGGGAGGCGGTACTGCCCGAGTTCGAGGCCGCCCTCGGCGAGGACGACACGGACACCATCGCCGTGCGCGCCGCCCTCTTCCAGGCGCGCAAGGACCGCGGCGGCACAGGCCGGACCGCTGACCTCACCGAGGTGGAGGAGCGGATCGCCCGGTTCGCCGGATCGTCCGGCGAGCCCACCCAGGAGGCCGTCGCCGCGCTCGTCGAACGCGCCACGGCCCTACGCGACCAGGGCCGCTACGACGAGGCTG is a genomic window containing:
- a CDS encoding tetratricopeptide repeat protein → MTRPEDDTPEGATFLSRAVVLLLENRMGSAAVPLAERVARTAETHMGPDAPKTLSVQANLASVYDQVGEHRRGARLLEKVIASRTAQLGPEHPDVWDAYNNLGGIYLTLGEYEKSARIVEGLIAHRTKELGPADRRTLMARNNLAVITRRAGRRDDAVTLWEAVLPEFEAALGEDDTDTIAVRAALFQARKDRGGTGRTADLTEVEERIARFAGSSGEPTQEAVAALVERATALRDQGRYDEAVTGYREAIERGCAALGPGHPVMVSARYRMAHALQARGDAETALAEAEEALAFADRSLGRLHYETLMAAASVLSLLLRLERLQEYQDLLEMRLADVIERLGFGHPLVRALAARRASLALNRPVRP